Genomic segment of Bubalus kerabau isolate K-KA32 ecotype Philippines breed swamp buffalo chromosome 6, PCC_UOA_SB_1v2, whole genome shotgun sequence:
AGAACTGCATTCATTATATTTCTTAGATTTATGATACCTCTCATGACAGTGTCATCATTGGCTCATATATTGGCTCAAACACTATTGACTCATtcaaaaattcagatttttgtCTTCTCTTGAGAAACTGAAGAATCCTCCAAAGTATTGGTTCTATTTCACTGCAAGGCAAACATTAGTGGCACTAATGTTTGGCACTCAGAGTGCTGTCCCTATTAATACTGATCTTTGATGTCTCCCAGCTGAGAGACTTCATGTTAGCTGAAATGTATCACTGGGCTTGCATTGTTATTCTTTTttgtaaacttttcattttatactggagtatagctgattaacaatgttgtgatagtttcaagtgcatagtaaaaggactcagccatacatatcatGTATCCACTGTCCCCTAAATGCCCTTCCCATCtaggctgtcacataacattgagcagttccctgtgctatacactgtTATTCTTCTAATCAATTGGAGCGTGAGCTATTCTATTGTGTCCACTTCACCAATTTACATTACCTGCCTGTCAGCACTTGAGTTTGAGAACCCTGCTTTGGGGGCAAACTCTTGTGGCTTCTCTAATAACTGCTATCTTTCGCTgagcccttgttgttgttcagttgctctgttgtgtctgactctttgtgaccccatggactgcaggacaccaagcttccctgtcctacactatgtcccggagtttgctcaaacttaggtccattgagtcggtgatgcaatccaaccatctcatcttgtttcaccctcttctccttccaccctcaactttcccagcattagggtcttttccaatgagtaggatctttgcatcaggtagcaaaagtattggagcttcagcttcagcatcagtccttccagtgaatattcagggttgatttcctttaggattgactggtttggtctccttgcagctcaagggactctcaagagtcttctccagcaccacaattcaaagcacTGAACTAAGTTTTTCACATGCTATGTCTTTAATCAGTATAAAATGCTATGAAGCAAGTTCAagtgttatctccattttacaagtgTAGAAACTAAAGCTCAAAGAGCTAACTAACTGGCCCCAGATGCTAAAACTAATTTTTGACACTGGGATTCAAACTTTGCCCTTCCTGAGTCCATAGTTGGGAATTTTTAGCTTTACATTACACAATTTTCCTAACCACTAATATAACAACAGAATCACTGCTGCCCTTCAGTGTTTCTTCCTTGTGCTCAGTCCATGTGGGGCTGAATTCCAGGAAGAGGGGCTGAACACGGCCCTGCCCTCACTAGGGCCGGTCACGGACACCTCCTCTGTGCCAGTGTCAGAGGGAGTTGTTGTTTTGTTGGATCTCAGAGCTATGGCTCTGCTGGGTGGGAGGACAGAAGATGCTGGGGTCACTGTGACTCTGGGGCGGCCATGCATTAATcactggttttgtgtgtgtgtggctgggctGTCTCAGCGCTGTCCCACGGTTGTACCTGGGGAATCTCATATAAAGGGGCTCCAGCCCTAGGCCTGCAGCTGTCAGACCACAGAGATGGGGAAGCTGCTACCGTGGGTTGGTGAGTGTGGTGGGTCCCAGCCCCCAAATGTCTCTTAGTTCAGGAGGTGCTGGGCTTCATCAGCTTGTTGTCTCTGTGGTACCCAAGAAGCATCCTGGGCCTCAGGGGCCTGGATTAGGTAGAGGTGGACAGGACACAGTGAAATGAGAAGTGatcagagcagtggttctcaccGGCTGCACATTAAGTATTTTTATGCCTGGCCTCCACTTCAGACCCATTGATCAGAATGTTTGTGGGAGGAACCAGGAAATCACTATGTTTACATATCttccaaggttgagaaccactggccccGAACCTTTGCTGGGACTTCTCAGTGTCATGGTCGTCCCAAAGCCTGTGTGTCTACACGTAGAATATATTGGAGTGGAAAGGAGCTTAGATGGATCTGGCTTCACCCACTCAGtgtagagaagaggaaggagggaagggtatGTGTGTCTGCATTTGTGGGAGCTGGAGGGTGAGCTGGGGTGTGCGTGTGAATCTGCCTGTGTttcttcctttgtctcctgcaggGCTGCTCCTTGTGCTGAAACACCATGATGGTGAGGAAATGTCCTCTCCAGAGCCGAGGAGAGTGTCTACTGAGAACTGCTCCAAGTCCAGTGTCCCCTGTACCCGCCTTGGCTCTGCGTCGAGGATCATTGACCCAAATTGGCTCAACAGTGGATTCTCAGTCACTGTTGGGTCTTCTCTGTGCCAGGATCCAGACTCTTGGATCCATTCTGACCAGGGTTCCAGGAGGTGTTCTTTCCCCGGGGGACCCCAGCAGTGGGGGAAGGACCTGCCCTCCTTGTAgctctggagtgtgtgtgtgtgagggagcaGTTACAGTAGCCTAGCCTCTCGAGCAGTGTCAACACTGCTCTGTGGATGCTGAGCTCCATCCCCACTTGGTTTCTATCAATAATGCCTGCTGTCCCCTGCCAGGTGCTGCCCACAAGCTGGTGTGTTATTTCACCAACTGGGCATTTAGTCGGCCCGGCCCTGCCTCGATCCTGCCTCGGGATCTGGATCCATTTCTCTGCACCCACCTGGTATTTGCCTTTGCCTCGATGAGCAACAATCAGATTGTTCCTAAGGATCCCCAGGATGAGAAAATCCTCTACCCAGAGTTCAACAAGCTCAAGGAGAGGTGTGTTCACTGTGTCTGTGGGGCTGTATTTTACAGGTAAAGAGGAGTAAGTCTTTTCTTCTGTTAGTCATCACCTTTCCTCTGATCCTTGGGTCCCTCCTTCTGTCAAGGGCTCTCTGTAGTGTCCCTGCTCTGGGAGCTCCTCGTTGATCAGCACTTTGAGCTCGTCCTTGCCTCCCTGCCCTTGTGGCTGCTGTGCCCCTGCCTAGGATatgctcctctctcttctctgccttGCACCCAAACTCAGCCTTCAAGCCCAGTGCTCAGGATTCTATTTTCAAATGCTTCAGAGAGAGCTGCGTATCACAAAAGCTTCACAAATGCTAGTGTTTCATTATCACTTGTCACCTGCAAATGAACCCCAAGGGAAGGGCTGGTGTCTATGGTCTTTGTACACCAGTGTCTGGGTCAGCGCCCAGCAGAGAACTGGTGCTCAGTGTTCTCTCTCCAGGCTTCCTGGGCTGTCCTCTGTGGGGAGTGGTCTGTCGCTGTGTGCATGGTTGTAGAAGGGCAGAGAAAATCCATGTCACTAGAGCACAGCCTCCAGAGAGGAGAGCAGGGAGCTTGTCCATCTGTTCACTGCTGTGTTTCAAGCACCTAAAGCAGTCAGAAGCACATATTaattgctcagtaaatgtttgttgaccaAAAAAGTGAGTGAAGAGAAAATTTaggctgccttttctttttctgggaatGTCATGGGAGTGGGGAGTTTGGGGGGCTTAGACAGCCTGGGATCCTGGGTGTGATGATGTATATGTGGACTGGTTGCTGTCTCTTTTATCCTTCTTCCCCATCTTGGGCTCCACTCCTTTCTCCCTTAGGTTACTCCACCTGCTGCCCcctttctctccccctcctcccatccccactACTTCCCACTGTTCCCCAAATGACTGATGAGAACCCAGCTCACCGACTCTGTCCCCCCTCACAGGAACAGAAGGCTGAAAACACTGCTGTCCATCGGGGGGTGGAACTTCGGCACCTCGAGGTGAGTCTGTGCTATTGGGTCTTCTCTCTGGGGTGGGGTTGAGGTGATAGGTCAGGGGAGCAGGCCAGCTTTACACTCATTATCTCATGATTGCTAGGAGAAAGGATTACAAAGTGGCTGTTTGCATTCCAAATTTGTAGGAAAAAAGCACGAATGAGGGCTTTGGTGACTTACTGTATTTCACCCAGGTGTTCCTGAGAGATGATCAGCTAGGGATGATGATCAGGTAATGGAACCAAGCCTGACAAAGTCTGAATCTGGTTAATCATTGCATGTAGGACTAGCCCCAAATTACTTAAAGTTAAGCTTTACTATTCTAAAGGTTTTCCAATAATGTCTTCACTATGGAAGAGAAAATACTAGAAAAAATGGAGAACAGTCAAACAGCTAATAAACAGAATAGCAAAGACTCTAGAACCCCTGGTCAGAGCTTGGCCATCTTGTGCCATGTTATGAGGCCCATTAGCTCAGAGATCTTTCTGGAAATGCTGGCCCTTTTCTCACGTTCCCTCCCCTTATCTGTTTAGACAAAGAGTCAGTGCCTGGCCAGGGGTGACCATTTTAAAGGCAGAGCTGTTCTGAGCCACTGTCTCCACCCCAGGCTGAGTGTTGCTTCCATCTGGCAGGGGGAGGTGTGGTTTGCAAATCCTCCCTGGAGCCTGAAGTTCAGGGCTGGGAAGGGAATTAAGAAGGTTTGAGAGTTTCAAAGTTCCACCTTCCTTTCCTCAGTCACATATGAACCAAAGAGCCTTGCAGGGGAGTGGTTTGGGGGAGCATGGTTATACAGAAAGCACTCCTGGCCTCACCCCTGGTCCCCCTGAAGGTTCACCACGATGCTGTCCATATTTTCCAACCGGGAAAGGTTTGTCAATTCAGTGATCCCCCTCCTGAGGACACATGGCTTTGATGGTCTGGACCTCTTCTTCTTGTACCCTGGACTCAGAGGCAGCCCTATGCGTGACCGCTGGACCTTTCTCTCCTTACTTGAAGTAAGtccagctttgttgttgttgtccagtggctaagtcatgtgcgactcttttgccaccccatggagttgctggcttccctgtgcttcatgaTGAAAAggccagcatgctgctgctgctgctgctaagtcacttcagtcatgtccgacactgtgtgaccccatagacggcagcccatgaggcttccctgtccctgggattctccaggcaagaacactggagtgggttgccatttccttctccaatgcatgaaagtgaaaagtgaaagtgaagtcgctccgtcgtgtccgacccttagcgaccccatggactgcagcctaccaggctcctctgccatgggattctccaggcaagagtactggagtggggtgccattgccttctccaaaaggccAGCATGGCAGCTCCCAAATCCAAAAGTGATTCTGTTTTGACCATGTCTGGGCTCCAGGCACAGGAGGAGCCTAGGGCCggggggcagggcaggagagTGGTCACAGAAGGTTCTTTTACTGCTGTCATCTGCAGGTGTGGACAGAGGGCTGCTGAGCAGGGGCCCTGTGGAGGCCTTTCCCTCCGTCACCACTGGCCTGGCCCCAGCCCTCCAGCCTGAGTGACACTTTCTCCATGCATCTGCTGGACTCCCTCAGGCAGGCTGTCTGAACTCTGCTCCTGGGCCTGCAGCCAGCCCCCTGCTCAATGCCTTACTGCACTGGCTCACGTCCCCCTTTCTTGggaacctgtgggcagggcctgtgtctgactctcctgGCTCCAGGGGCTCTGTTATTGTGGAAGATTGTTTCCCGGATGACTCCTGCTTTCCCCAACTCGACTCTATTTTGTCCATTTCTCTCATCTGCCTCTCTCTTCCCAGGAACTCCTGCAGGCCTTCAAAAATGAGGCCCAGCTCACCATGCGTCCAAGGCTGCTGCTGtctgctgctgtctctggggacCCCCATGTCATCCAGAAAGCATATGATGCACGCCTTCTGGGCAGGTGAGTGGGTGCTCCTTTGGTGTTTAGTGGGGGGCACTGGAGGGAAGAAGGCATCTTGGGCTCAGAACCCAGAGGTGCCCAGCACTGTCCTGGAGCTTTGACTTCCTGCCCTGCTGTGAGAGCACCTGTGGGAAGTGGGCTAAGCACAAATGTAGGTGGGGACAAGGATTATTCCTTATAGCCTGGACTTTCCTGAGGAGATCAGAGGGGAGTAATGGAGCATCTGGCCACACCACAGCATCCCTTTGGGTAGGTATCAGCATCGTCCATAGCTGGGCCTCAAGGAGTGAATCCAGGGGCTTGACCTCTGCTCTGCTGGAGTCCCCTGTGGGTGTGCACTGGGTGCCAGAGGGCTGGCATCAGAGATATGGGTCAATTACCAACTACTGCCTCTGAAACAAAAATAGGAATGCCCAGTCAGGGCCCATTTTCAGAGCAGAGGTCTTCATGCCAAAGTCACAAAACCAGATGGAGGGAGCTCATATCTCTCTGGACATGCCAGTTCTGGACTAATTCTATCAAAGTTCAAGAATCAAGTGTTTCCTGATGTTAAAAGTGAGGCAGATGCAACATACAAGAGATGATGCTATTGCTGTATGTGATGACACTTAGGGAGAGTGGGTTCCGTGTGTCAGGAGAGAGGTGAGAGATCCAGTGAGCTGAGTTGGCTAGTGTTGGTCTTACAGCCAGGCAGGATTGAGGACTCCACCTTCATCCAGCCGGGTCACCTTAGCCAAATTAGGTAACTGCGTGAgtttcaattttttcattttaaaatggagaCAATTATGATAATTAGGACATTAACcagattaaaattaaattagataatccATGTTAACCTCTACACTGTGACTTGGTAAGGCTCAATTACACTTCACCATCTGGAAAgctttctggaagagatgggttTCACTGGCTCCTCAAACAGCAGAAAGATGGATGCACTTTTATGCTGTCTGATTACACATGTCATTTATGCAGACCTCTGCTACACTTATATCAGCCTGAATGCCTTTGTTTCCTGGTCTGATCCCATCGACTCCCTTGGATACTCTCCAGAGGGCATAGGTCCTGACACACCACTGTCCCTCACCAGCTGTGTGTTCCAGGGCAGGCTCTCACAAGCGGGGCACGGCTCAGGCAGTCCCTAGCCCCCATCTCAGTGGGCAGAGATGGCAGGGGTGTTGGGTGGTCGATGTTCAGCTAGTTAGCTAGTTGGTGCTGTGAAAGTCTAGCTAGCATGGTCTTTATACCTCCTGTTCCTGCCCCTTATAGACTCCTGGATTTCATCAGTGTCTTGTCTTACGACTTACATGGAAGCTGGGAAAAGGTCACAGGACACAATAGCCCTCTGTTCTCTCTTCCTGGAGACCCCAAATCTTTGGTAAGAAAAGGAAAGCTGTCAGGCAGCCCAGACCTGCACCCCTGAGCCAGGCCAGTGGCTCTTGGTAACAAGGAGGGGTTGTGTTCTTCCTCCCTGCAGGCATATGCCATGAATTACTGGCAACAGCTTGGGGCCCCCCCCTGAGAAGCTCCTCATGGGGCTCCCCACCTATGGACATACTTTTCACCTCCTCAAAGCttctcagaatgagctgaggGCAGAAGCTGTGGGaccagcatctccagggaagtacACCATGCAAGCTGGCTTCTTGGCTTATTATGAGGTGATGGGAGCGGGAACCTCTGTCTGTGAACCTCTGTCTGTGAGTTAGGGCTCCCCGACCCAAGCCCAGGGCCAAAGTAGGAACAAGGGACCAAGGCAAGACTGAGGGCTAGAGACAGGACAAGGAGGTGGCTTGCTGTGGTAAGGGACATCCAGTCTCTGggatattctcttttcttttggggaagttATTTGAACCCTTTGTAAGAGGTGAGGGACTGGATGAAGTCTGAATGGAGGGGGAACAGATATTTCACTCCTTAGAAGattcttaaataatatttaagtcAATCCTGAATTACTATATGGCCTAAATAGACATAATTAATAtttgaaagatatatatatatatattttcaaaagttcaaatattttcaaaagtaagAGAATAGCATAGCATCCTCTCATTCCCTGAAAAAGCCATGGACCCAGGGCAGATATTTCACCCCTTAGAAGATTCTTAAATGGCAGTTAAGTCAATCCTCACTTACTATATATCCTAAATAAACATAATTAATATTTACCATATG
This window contains:
- the LOC129656101 gene encoding LOW QUALITY PROTEIN: oviduct-specific glycoprotein-like (The sequence of the model RefSeq protein was modified relative to this genomic sequence to represent the inferred CDS: deleted 1 base in 1 codon) — translated: MGKLLPWVGLLLVLKHHDGAAHKLVCYFTNWAFSRPGPASILPRDLDPFLCTHLVFAFASMSNNQIVPKDPQDEKILYPEFNKLKERNRRLKTLLSIGGWNFGTSRFTTMLSIFSNRERFVNSVIPLLRTHGFDGLDLFFLYPGLRGSPMRDRWTFLSLLEELLQAFKNEAQLTMRPRLLLSAAVSGDPHVIQKAYDARLLGRLLDFISVLSYDLHGSWEKVTGHNSPLFSLPGDPKSLAYAMNYWQQLGAPPEKLLMGLPTYGHTFHLLKASQNELRAEAVGPASPGKYTMQAGFLAYYEICSFTEGMNKRWIDDQYVLYAFKGKVWVGYDDAISFSYKAFFIKREHFGGAMVWTLDLDDVMGAFCGTGPFPLVYTLNYLLVKDEFSSTPSPKLWFSTAVNSSRIGPEMPTMTRDLTTSLGILPPGGEAVATEIKGKSATMATTTRSEIMTPTRTPMTFERHTAAPEGKTESPGEKPLTTVGHLVVSPGGIAVGPVHLQTGQKVTPPGRKAGVPEKVTTSSGKMTVTPLGRAETLERRL